A region of Myxococcus stipitatus DSM 14675 DNA encodes the following proteins:
- a CDS encoding IS66 family transposase yields the protein MTLPEGRVRVGCWAHVRRKFFDALPTAPESRAALDFVLALYHVEHSARDAGTIGAPEHLHARRTTSARVLKHLAAWVDEQLPLHPPKSTQGLSLRYTKGQWNALTRFLEAPSLPLDNNAAERALRAMALGRKNYLFVGNDEAGRNLAGLSSLVATCEANGVNPEAYFADVLMRLGSHPASRLNALLPHLWQPSSSAPDSS from the coding sequence GTGACGTTGCCGGAGGGGCGGGTCCGCGTGGGCTGCTGGGCTCACGTGCGCCGCAAATTCTTCGACGCCCTCCCTACCGCACCTGAGTCCAGGGCGGCGCTCGACTTCGTCCTCGCGCTGTACCACGTCGAGCATTCGGCCCGAGACGCAGGGACGATTGGTGCTCCGGAACACCTCCATGCTCGCCGCACCACCAGTGCACGCGTCCTCAAGCACCTAGCTGCGTGGGTGGATGAACAGCTTCCACTCCATCCTCCCAAGAGCACTCAGGGCTTGTCCCTTCGCTATACGAAGGGACAATGGAATGCACTGACGCGCTTCCTGGAGGCCCCCTCGCTGCCCCTCGATAACAACGCCGCGGAACGGGCGCTGCGCGCCATGGCCCTGGGCAGGAAGAACTATCTCTTTGTCGGCAACGACGAGGCGGGTCGGAATCTGGCGGGGCTGAGCTCCCTGGTCGCCACGTGCGAAGCCAACGGCGTCAACCCCGAGGCGTACTTCGCCGACGTGCTAATGCGGCTTGGCAGCCACCCCGCGTCACGTCTGAACGCGTTGCTGCCGCACCTCTGGCAACCGTCCTCCTCCGCGCCTGATTCATCCTGA
- the tnpA gene encoding IS66 family insertion sequence element accessory protein TnpA translates to MKRHLGADAWRRLVLELEESGQSHKEFAAVKGVSVSTLQFWLYKLRREAMRASAPPVMLPVEVVDSTALSARRGGASACGPPALLEAALPSGVVLRFPAGTDVAYLRAVLAGLG, encoded by the coding sequence ATGAAGAGACATCTGGGAGCCGACGCGTGGCGGCGGCTGGTGTTGGAACTGGAGGAGAGCGGGCAGTCGCACAAGGAGTTCGCCGCGGTGAAGGGCGTCTCGGTGAGCACGCTCCAGTTCTGGTTGTACAAGCTGCGCAGGGAGGCCATGCGAGCGAGCGCTCCTCCCGTGATGCTGCCAGTAGAGGTAGTAGACTCGACCGCGCTTTCAGCGCGGCGGGGAGGGGCCTCTGCATGCGGCCCACCGGCCTTGCTGGAAGCCGCGCTCCCCTCGGGAGTCGTGTTGCGCTTCCCAGCGGGGACGGACGTTGCGTACCTGCGTGCGGTCCTGGCGGGGCTGGGTTGA
- the tnpB gene encoding IS66 family insertion sequence element accessory protein TnpB (TnpB, as the term is used for proteins encoded by IS66 family insertion elements, is considered an accessory protein, since TnpC, encoded by a neighboring gene, is a DDE family transposase.) → MLLLPRAVRIHLAAEPVDMRKSIDGLFVHVQRVLVADTYSGHLFVFVSKRRDKVKVLAWDGGGFLLLYKRLEAGRFRMPDVADDATSVQLDSTQLAMLLDGIDVSRVRRPVRWQPPGQAAEAQDTTARR, encoded by the coding sequence GTGCTCCTGCTGCCGCGTGCCGTCCGCATCCATCTGGCCGCTGAGCCGGTGGACATGCGCAAGTCCATCGATGGCCTCTTCGTCCACGTGCAACGAGTCCTGGTGGCCGACACGTACTCCGGCCACCTCTTCGTCTTCGTCAGCAAGCGGCGAGACAAGGTGAAGGTGCTGGCGTGGGACGGCGGGGGCTTCCTGCTTCTGTACAAGCGACTGGAGGCGGGCCGCTTCCGGATGCCTGACGTCGCGGACGACGCCACGTCGGTGCAGTTGGACTCCACCCAACTGGCCATGTTGCTCGACGGCATCGACGTCTCGCGGGTGCGTCGGCCAGTCCGGTGGCAGCCACCCGGGCAGGCAGCCGAGGCCCAGGACACTACGGCTCGGCGGTGA
- a CDS encoding DUF1266 domain-containing protein: MNGNHIILLVVVLGVALYWLPKILFFVRTLKSFLTNPKVNLPPQQLFGLLLGAVNAEQITAYWNSLETGVPSLRLRTGLSEWWGVYNRQTAADQVEKLLSSGHRVTFDAALRQLANVSPDQWEQVAKSGGEALSNLGASLASLKEDKTTFTAEDLARGTLAWDLGRAVVVTRMSYDLKFLDESQAWAFIARASELARAQFSSWEQWGKSYLLGRAMWNGSEDGMLSGLASITAECQVAPDGPWTKLAWQAESGQGSEHASKLGT, translated from the coding sequence ATGAACGGGAATCACATCATTCTGTTGGTCGTCGTGTTGGGCGTCGCGCTTTACTGGCTGCCGAAGATCCTGTTCTTTGTGCGGACGCTCAAGTCGTTCCTGACGAACCCCAAGGTGAACCTGCCGCCGCAGCAGCTCTTCGGCCTCTTGTTGGGCGCGGTGAACGCAGAGCAGATCACCGCCTACTGGAACTCGCTGGAGACCGGCGTGCCGAGCCTGCGGCTGCGGACGGGGCTCAGTGAGTGGTGGGGCGTCTACAACCGGCAAACCGCGGCGGACCAGGTGGAGAAGCTCTTGAGCTCGGGCCACCGTGTGACGTTTGACGCGGCCCTGCGCCAACTGGCGAATGTGTCTCCCGACCAGTGGGAGCAGGTCGCGAAGTCCGGCGGCGAAGCGCTGAGCAACCTGGGCGCGAGCCTGGCTTCGTTGAAGGAAGACAAGACCACCTTCACGGCTGAAGATCTGGCGCGAGGCACGCTGGCGTGGGACCTGGGCCGGGCGGTGGTGGTCACGCGCATGAGCTACGACCTCAAGTTCCTGGACGAGAGCCAGGCGTGGGCCTTCATCGCGCGCGCTTCGGAACTGGCCCGGGCCCAGTTCTCCTCGTGGGAGCAGTGGGGCAAGAGCTACCTGTTGGGCCGCGCCATGTGGAACGGCTCCGAGGACGGAATGCTCAGCGGCCTCGCGTCCATCACCGCGGAGTGCCAGGTGGCTCCGGACGGTCCGTGGACGAAGCTCGCCTGGCAGGCGGAGAGCGGGCAGGGCTCAGAGCACGCCTCCAAGCTCGGAACGTAA
- a CDS encoding VOC family protein: MEFHRGRLFDHVHLRVKDLEVSKKFYQAIMDVLGVPMGSVGPGTFYADELFVTPADPGAPSGRGVHLAFQAKDRETVHRVYEAALKAGGKDNGAPGERKYHPGYYAAFFFDPDGNNIEAVYHGPGKRSADSVVIVA; encoded by the coding sequence ATGGAATTCCACCGAGGCCGGCTGTTTGACCACGTCCACCTGCGGGTCAAGGACCTGGAGGTGAGCAAGAAGTTCTACCAGGCGATCATGGACGTGCTGGGAGTGCCCATGGGCTCGGTGGGACCCGGCACGTTCTACGCGGACGAGCTCTTCGTGACGCCCGCGGACCCGGGAGCACCGAGCGGACGCGGTGTCCACCTGGCGTTCCAGGCGAAGGACCGTGAGACGGTCCACCGCGTCTACGAGGCGGCGCTCAAGGCCGGAGGCAAGGACAACGGCGCGCCCGGGGAGCGGAAGTACCACCCGGGGTACTACGCCGCGTTCTTCTTCGACCCGGACGGCAACAACATCGAGGCCGTGTACCACGGACCTGGAAAGCGCTCCGCGGACTCCGTGGTCATCGTCGCGTAG
- a CDS encoding C45 family peptidase encodes MTDFLLTSKRLGALVLCASVLTGASAWAAPANSSVVPNGGFEVAGGSSTVPAFWTSTGPGKVSSSTSADGKIEGSRGLLIASPQGGGETTAESSVLKLQVGQLYRLSAWVRTQGVQVDPQARYPTAHGACLSMKSFPFTNCTPVSSGDAGARASVLFFATQSSDNVQLHLGRNGKATGSAWFDDVRLEPVEDITSYVPLESVRWAGKGFRYDDGGWIYVHIEGEPYERGLQFGELVSQEIVRYMEKLGVRADNADASKGWNHKRLLADSLFLRKFDAEYLEEMKGIADGANKGGAKFKGRDLDVLDIVTLNTAVDSGQLEEANRATATSLSGRTFLKADEEAERGGKGDHCSSFVATRSATKDGRAIIGQIFMWDGYTGVHWDVMLDVQPTRGNRFIMQTFPGGIHSGADWFINSAGIVIGETTVGQTPFDINGTPQSNRIRKAAQYANSIDDVARIMKENNNGLYTNDWTLADAKTDEGACLLLGTKKTRLWRTGSKGNAADTPGNLKDFIWANNNNRDLEVRKESVSSPDNAPADLAFNTWNRDIAFWEYYARHGKKGFDLDSAIRMMASSPINRPHACDGKVTTSEMAEKLMFLAHYGKTTLREKMIGSRFMPDLPGATPHLSLGYTTFNPISVSHRLKEARKAWKEPEEPKPLPQDFAQVKDAVSFDKSLLWANTLFPTTDGDNWLVSGTAAYWRLVRDVSGNEGKLDKSFEQQRDALADLNDRYLFITSREADVAPATAKTDYGRYGTYLVPRIKGTFALHQLRLLLGNADFSKVMNAVHARYANKNVTTADFKRTAQEASGKDVGPFLAQWLERTGLPQPRFRATAAQVKDGYEVTLKVEQPGPKPWHFVTLVEVRTAKGSTLERVEVKGAASETFVLRTKEAPVRVVFNPGNDVPVPRERFQVLSNQTDAWERLLLVHGTARQTESMRTLVLGYRETLADIFTERLVPVAPDFEVTDAQLADRDLMVFGGAEDNALLARLAQEKKLPLELGRRYFRWQGKTYGRSDDGIAMALPNPWNAKRTLYLFVANSGLQLWNMTRTYRRDLRGWAQFKGGEVTSKGFHDLEALSQDVTVAPAPTPVPPTTPPPSVPAPVMGQR; translated from the coding sequence ATGACTGACTTCCTCCTGACGTCGAAGCGACTCGGTGCGCTCGTGCTCTGCGCGAGCGTGCTCACGGGTGCCTCCGCATGGGCCGCCCCCGCCAACTCCTCGGTGGTCCCCAACGGAGGCTTCGAGGTCGCGGGAGGCTCCTCCACCGTGCCCGCGTTCTGGACCTCGACCGGCCCCGGCAAGGTGAGCTCCAGCACCAGCGCCGACGGCAAGATTGAAGGCTCGCGCGGCCTGCTCATCGCCAGCCCCCAGGGCGGAGGCGAGACGACCGCCGAGTCCTCCGTCCTCAAGCTCCAGGTCGGCCAGCTCTACCGCCTGAGCGCCTGGGTGCGAACCCAGGGCGTGCAGGTGGACCCGCAGGCCCGGTACCCGACGGCCCACGGCGCCTGTCTGTCGATGAAGAGCTTCCCCTTCACCAACTGCACCCCCGTCTCCAGCGGCGACGCCGGAGCCCGCGCCTCCGTCCTCTTCTTCGCCACCCAGTCCTCCGACAACGTCCAGCTCCACCTGGGCCGCAACGGCAAGGCCACGGGCTCCGCCTGGTTCGACGACGTGCGCCTCGAGCCCGTCGAGGACATCACCTCCTACGTCCCGCTCGAGTCCGTGCGCTGGGCGGGCAAGGGCTTCCGCTACGACGATGGCGGGTGGATCTACGTCCACATCGAGGGCGAGCCCTACGAGCGAGGCCTCCAGTTCGGCGAGCTCGTGTCGCAGGAGATCGTCCGCTACATGGAGAAGCTCGGCGTCCGGGCCGACAACGCCGATGCCTCCAAGGGCTGGAACCACAAGCGGCTCCTGGCCGACTCGCTCTTCCTGCGCAAGTTCGACGCCGAGTACCTCGAGGAGATGAAGGGCATCGCGGACGGCGCCAACAAGGGCGGGGCGAAGTTCAAGGGCCGCGACCTGGATGTGCTCGACATCGTCACGCTCAACACGGCGGTGGACTCGGGCCAGTTGGAGGAGGCCAACCGCGCCACCGCGACGTCGCTCTCCGGCCGGACCTTCCTCAAGGCGGATGAAGAGGCCGAGCGGGGAGGGAAGGGCGACCACTGCTCCTCCTTCGTCGCCACCAGGTCCGCGACGAAGGACGGCCGCGCCATCATCGGGCAGATCTTCATGTGGGACGGCTACACGGGCGTCCACTGGGACGTGATGCTCGACGTGCAGCCGACGCGCGGCAACCGCTTCATCATGCAGACCTTCCCGGGTGGCATCCACAGCGGCGCGGACTGGTTCATCAACTCCGCGGGCATCGTCATCGGCGAGACGACGGTGGGGCAGACGCCGTTCGACATCAACGGTACGCCGCAGTCCAACCGCATCCGCAAGGCCGCCCAGTACGCGAACTCCATCGACGACGTCGCGCGCATCATGAAGGAGAACAACAACGGCCTGTACACGAACGACTGGACGCTCGCGGACGCGAAGACGGATGAGGGGGCGTGCCTCCTGCTCGGCACGAAGAAGACGCGCCTGTGGCGCACCGGCAGCAAGGGCAACGCCGCCGACACCCCGGGCAACCTCAAGGACTTCATCTGGGCCAACAACAACAACCGGGACCTCGAGGTCCGCAAGGAGTCCGTCTCCAGCCCGGACAACGCGCCGGCGGACCTGGCCTTCAACACCTGGAACCGGGACATCGCCTTCTGGGAGTACTACGCGCGCCACGGCAAGAAGGGCTTCGACCTGGACTCCGCCATCCGGATGATGGCCTCCAGCCCCATCAACCGTCCGCACGCCTGTGACGGCAAGGTCACCACCTCCGAGATGGCCGAGAAGCTGATGTTCCTCGCCCACTACGGCAAGACGACGCTGCGCGAGAAGATGATCGGCAGCCGCTTCATGCCGGACCTTCCCGGTGCCACTCCGCACCTGTCACTGGGTTACACGACGTTCAACCCCATCTCCGTCTCCCACCGGCTGAAGGAGGCGCGCAAGGCCTGGAAGGAGCCCGAGGAGCCCAAGCCGCTGCCGCAGGACTTCGCCCAGGTGAAGGACGCGGTCTCCTTCGACAAGTCGCTCCTGTGGGCCAACACGCTGTTCCCCACGACGGATGGGGACAACTGGCTTGTCAGCGGGACGGCCGCGTACTGGCGGCTCGTGCGCGACGTGTCCGGCAACGAGGGCAAGCTGGACAAGTCGTTCGAGCAGCAGCGCGACGCGCTCGCGGACCTCAATGACCGCTACCTCTTCATCACCTCGCGCGAGGCGGACGTCGCGCCCGCGACGGCGAAGACGGACTACGGCCGCTACGGCACGTACCTGGTGCCGCGCATCAAGGGCACCTTCGCGCTGCACCAGCTCCGCCTGCTCCTGGGCAACGCGGACTTCTCCAAGGTGATGAACGCCGTCCACGCGCGCTACGCGAACAAGAACGTCACCACGGCGGACTTCAAGCGCACCGCGCAGGAGGCCTCGGGCAAGGACGTGGGCCCGTTCCTGGCGCAGTGGCTGGAGCGCACGGGCCTGCCCCAGCCGCGCTTCCGCGCCACCGCCGCGCAGGTGAAGGACGGCTACGAGGTGACGCTCAAGGTGGAGCAGCCGGGCCCGAAGCCCTGGCACTTCGTGACGCTGGTCGAGGTGCGCACCGCGAAGGGCTCCACGCTGGAGCGCGTGGAGGTGAAGGGCGCCGCGAGCGAGACCTTCGTCCTGCGCACGAAAGAGGCTCCGGTGCGCGTGGTGTTCAACCCGGGCAACGACGTGCCCGTGCCGCGTGAGCGCTTCCAGGTGCTGTCCAACCAGACGGATGCCTGGGAGCGGCTGCTCCTGGTGCACGGCACCGCCCGGCAGACGGAGTCCATGCGCACGTTGGTGCTGGGCTACCGCGAGACGCTCGCCGACATCTTCACCGAGCGCCTGGTCCCCGTGGCGCCGGACTTCGAGGTGACGGACGCGCAGCTCGCGGACCGGGACTTGATGGTCTTCGGCGGCGCCGAGGACAACGCGCTGCTGGCCCGCCTGGCCCAGGAGAAGAAGCTCCCCCTCGAACTGGGGCGCCGCTACTTCCGCTGGCAGGGGAAGACCTACGGCCGCTCGGACGACGGCATCGCCATGGCGCTGCCCAACCCGTGGAACGCGAAGCGGACCCTGTACCTCTTCGTCGCGAACAGCGGCCTCCAGCTCTGGAACATGACGCGGACCTACCGTCGGGACTTGCGCGGGTGGGCTCAGTTCAAGGGCGGCGAGGTGACGAGCAAGGGCTTCCATGACCTGGAGGCCCTGTCCCAGGATGTGACGGTGGCGCCGGCTCCCACGCCCGTGCCCCCCACCACGCCGCCGCCGTCCGTCCCCGCGCCGGTGATGGGACAGCGCTGA
- a CDS encoding M13 family metallopeptidase, whose protein sequence is MSPKKFLAQRAWATHALGTLLLTGCASSPQPAPTAVTTPAAEVTPAAEAAPAKWSVPVAESLSSEAVRALGVELKNLDASVRPQDDFYQFVNGTWLKTTPIPADRARYGTFIELADKAELAMRTIIEEAAAAKDRKAGTTPQKVGDLYNSFMDTQRIESLGLKPIAGELSRVRKLKSKDQLPELFAELQRDGVQTPFGMFVGQDQKQATRYIAYVTQGGLGLPDKDYYSKQEPKFVEIRAAYVAYIEKLLTLAGEKDAKKAAQDILAFETALADKSWTRVKSRDREATYNLKSIQELEALTKGFAWARFFKAAGAESTPAVIVRQPDFFESLAGLIDTTPVPVLKQYLAFKVVSARAPLLSSPFEQASFEFNGKTLQGLQENRPRWKRGVASVDEALGEAVGQLYVERHFSPASKERMKELVSNLREAFRVGIDGLPWMSATTKAQAQDKLAKFNVKIGYPDKWRDYSKLQIVATDLVGNMRRSDAFEFQRMVGKLGKPIDREEWGMTPQMVNAYYSSTMNEIVFPAAILQPPFFNPDADDATNYGAIGGVIGHEISHGFDDQGSRSDGDGNLRNWWTDEDKKGFESRTSVLVAQYSGFSPLESMKVNGELTLGENIGDLSGLTVAYQAYNLSLKGQPSPSIAGFTGAQRFFLGWGQIWRGLYRDDTMRQLLLTDSHSPPMYRVNGVVRNMPEFYEAFGVKQGDAGWLPPEQRVKIW, encoded by the coding sequence ATGAGCCCCAAGAAGTTCCTTGCCCAGCGCGCCTGGGCCACCCATGCCCTTGGCACCCTGCTGCTGACGGGCTGTGCCAGCTCGCCGCAGCCCGCGCCCACCGCCGTGACCACTCCCGCCGCGGAGGTCACTCCGGCGGCCGAAGCGGCTCCCGCGAAGTGGTCTGTTCCCGTCGCGGAGTCCCTGTCTTCGGAGGCCGTCCGTGCGCTGGGCGTCGAGCTGAAGAACCTGGATGCCTCGGTCCGGCCGCAGGACGACTTCTACCAGTTCGTCAACGGGACCTGGCTGAAGACCACGCCCATCCCCGCGGACCGCGCGCGCTATGGCACGTTCATCGAGCTCGCCGACAAGGCCGAGCTGGCGATGCGCACCATCATCGAGGAGGCCGCCGCCGCGAAGGACCGCAAGGCTGGCACCACGCCGCAGAAGGTGGGCGACCTCTACAACAGCTTCATGGACACCCAGCGCATCGAGTCGCTGGGCCTCAAGCCCATCGCCGGTGAGCTGTCGCGGGTGCGGAAGCTGAAGAGCAAGGACCAGCTCCCGGAGCTGTTCGCGGAGCTCCAGCGCGACGGCGTCCAGACGCCCTTCGGCATGTTCGTGGGCCAGGACCAGAAGCAGGCCACGCGCTACATCGCGTATGTCACCCAGGGCGGCCTGGGCCTGCCGGACAAGGACTACTACTCCAAGCAGGAGCCCAAGTTCGTCGAGATCCGCGCCGCGTACGTCGCGTACATCGAGAAGCTCCTCACGCTGGCGGGGGAGAAGGACGCGAAGAAGGCCGCGCAGGACATCCTCGCGTTCGAGACGGCGCTGGCCGACAAGAGCTGGACCCGGGTGAAGAGCCGGGACCGCGAGGCCACGTACAACCTCAAGAGCATCCAGGAGCTGGAGGCGCTGACCAAGGGCTTCGCGTGGGCGCGCTTCTTCAAGGCCGCGGGCGCCGAGTCGACGCCCGCCGTCATCGTGCGTCAGCCCGACTTCTTCGAGTCGCTGGCGGGGCTCATCGACACCACGCCGGTGCCGGTGCTCAAGCAGTACCTGGCGTTCAAGGTCGTCTCCGCCCGCGCGCCGCTCCTGTCGAGCCCGTTCGAGCAGGCCTCGTTCGAGTTCAACGGCAAGACGCTGCAGGGCCTCCAGGAGAACCGTCCGCGCTGGAAGCGCGGCGTGGCCTCCGTGGACGAGGCGCTGGGTGAGGCCGTGGGGCAGCTCTACGTGGAGCGGCACTTCAGCCCCGCGTCGAAGGAGCGCATGAAGGAGCTCGTCAGCAACCTGCGCGAGGCCTTCCGCGTGGGCATCGACGGGCTGCCCTGGATGAGCGCGACGACCAAGGCGCAGGCGCAGGACAAGCTCGCCAAGTTCAACGTGAAGATCGGCTACCCGGACAAGTGGCGGGACTACTCGAAGCTGCAGATTGTCGCCACGGACCTGGTCGGCAACATGCGCCGCAGCGACGCCTTCGAGTTCCAGCGCATGGTGGGCAAGCTGGGCAAGCCCATCGACCGTGAAGAGTGGGGCATGACGCCGCAGATGGTGAATGCCTACTACAGCTCCACGATGAACGAGATTGTCTTCCCGGCCGCCATCCTCCAGCCGCCGTTCTTCAACCCGGACGCGGACGACGCGACGAACTACGGCGCCATCGGCGGCGTCATCGGCCACGAGATCAGCCACGGCTTCGACGACCAGGGCAGCCGCTCCGACGGCGACGGCAACCTGCGCAACTGGTGGACGGACGAGGACAAGAAGGGCTTCGAGAGCCGCACTTCCGTGCTGGTGGCGCAGTACTCGGGCTTCAGCCCGCTGGAGTCGATGAAGGTCAACGGCGAGCTGACGCTGGGTGAGAACATCGGCGACCTGAGTGGCCTCACCGTGGCCTACCAGGCCTACAACCTGTCGCTGAAGGGCCAGCCGTCGCCCTCCATCGCGGGCTTCACGGGCGCGCAGCGCTTCTTCCTCGGCTGGGGGCAGATCTGGCGCGGCCTGTACCGCGACGACACGATGCGCCAGTTGCTGCTCACCGACAGCCACTCGCCGCCGATGTACCGGGTGAATGGTGTGGTGCGGAACATGCCGGAGTTCTACGAGGCGTTCGGCGTGAAGCAGGGCGACGCGGGCTGGCTGCCGCCCGAGCAGCGCGTGAAGATCTGGTAG
- a CDS encoding fumarate hydratase, with protein MTDFQFQDMLPLGKDETPYRLLTKDHVSTFEAGGRSFVQVAPEAISLLTREAMRDIAHLLRPGHLGQLSNILKDPEASANDRFVALELLKNANIAAGGVLPSCQDTGTAIVMGKKGQHVLTDGNDEEAISRGVFDTYRTSNLRYSQMAALDMYRETNTGNNLPAQIELYATGGDAYKFLFMAKGGGSANKSYLYQETKALLNPQSLLNFLDAKIRSLGTAACPPYHLAIVVGGTSAEFALKTAKYASARYLDTLPRDGNALGRGFRDVELEQEVLKLTQRMGIGAQFGGKYFCHDVRVIRLPRHGASCPVAIAVSCSADRQVLGKITRDGVFLEQLEADPAKYLPETTDADLSGEVVKLDLNRPMSELRAELSRYPIKTRVSLTGPMVVARDIAHAKLKERLDRGEGMPQYLKDRMVYYAGPAKTPEGYASGSFGPTTAGRMDAYVDQFQAEGGSFVMLAKGNRSQAVTDACKKHGGFYLGSIGGPAARLAKDCITKVEVLEYAELGMEAVWKIEVVDFPAFIVVDDKGNDFFAHINKPSAKK; from the coding sequence ATGACCGACTTCCAGTTCCAGGACATGCTGCCGCTGGGCAAGGACGAGACGCCTTACCGGTTGCTCACGAAGGACCATGTCTCCACCTTCGAGGCCGGCGGACGCAGCTTCGTCCAGGTGGCCCCCGAGGCCATCTCCCTCCTCACCCGGGAGGCCATGCGGGACATCGCGCACCTCTTGCGCCCCGGGCACCTGGGTCAGCTCTCCAACATCCTCAAGGACCCGGAGGCGTCAGCCAATGACCGCTTCGTCGCGCTGGAGCTCCTGAAGAACGCCAACATCGCCGCCGGTGGCGTGCTGCCGTCCTGCCAGGACACGGGCACCGCCATCGTCATGGGCAAGAAGGGCCAGCACGTCCTCACGGACGGCAACGACGAAGAGGCCATCTCCCGCGGCGTGTTCGACACCTACCGCACGTCGAACCTGCGCTACTCGCAGATGGCCGCGCTCGACATGTACCGGGAGACGAACACCGGCAACAACCTGCCCGCGCAGATCGAGCTCTACGCGACGGGGGGCGACGCCTACAAGTTCCTCTTCATGGCCAAGGGCGGCGGCTCCGCCAACAAGAGCTACCTGTACCAGGAGACCAAGGCCCTGCTGAATCCGCAGAGCCTGCTCAACTTCCTCGACGCGAAGATCCGCTCGCTGGGCACCGCGGCGTGCCCGCCGTACCACCTGGCCATCGTCGTGGGCGGCACCTCCGCCGAGTTCGCGCTGAAGACGGCCAAGTACGCCTCCGCGCGCTACCTGGACACCCTGCCCCGCGACGGCAACGCCCTGGGCCGAGGCTTCCGCGACGTGGAGCTGGAGCAGGAGGTGCTCAAGCTCACGCAGCGCATGGGCATCGGCGCGCAGTTCGGCGGCAAGTACTTCTGTCACGACGTGCGCGTCATCCGCCTGCCTCGCCACGGCGCCTCGTGCCCGGTGGCCATCGCCGTATCGTGCTCGGCGGACCGGCAGGTGCTCGGGAAGATCACCCGCGACGGCGTCTTCCTGGAGCAGCTGGAGGCCGACCCGGCGAAGTACCTGCCGGAGACCACCGACGCGGACCTGTCCGGCGAGGTGGTGAAGCTGGACCTCAACCGCCCCATGAGCGAGCTGCGCGCGGAGCTGTCCCGCTACCCCATCAAGACCCGCGTGTCGCTCACCGGCCCCATGGTCGTGGCGCGCGACATCGCGCACGCGAAGCTCAAGGAGCGCCTGGACCGCGGCGAGGGCATGCCGCAGTACCTGAAGGACCGCATGGTCTACTACGCGGGCCCCGCGAAGACGCCGGAAGGTTATGCCTCCGGCTCGTTCGGCCCGACGACGGCCGGCCGCATGGACGCGTACGTGGACCAGTTCCAGGCGGAGGGCGGCAGCTTCGTGATGCTCGCCAAGGGCAACCGCTCCCAGGCCGTCACCGACGCGTGCAAGAAGCACGGGGGCTTCTACCTGGGCTCCATCGGCGGACCCGCGGCACGGCTCGCCAAGGACTGCATCACCAAGGTGGAGGTGCTCGAGTACGCCGAGCTGGGCATGGAGGCCGTCTGGAAGATCGAGGTCGTCGACTTCCCCGCCTTCATCGTCGTGGATGACAAGGGCAACGACTTCTTCGCCCACATCAACAAGCCCTCCGCGAAGAAGTAG